The following are from one region of the Arachis duranensis cultivar V14167 chromosome 10, aradu.V14167.gnm2.J7QH, whole genome shotgun sequence genome:
- the LOC107468579 gene encoding receptor-like serine/threonine-protein kinase SD1-8 isoform X1, which yields MRVFFTHLNSLIIILISFFFFITSSTSLDTLTGTQILKTNQTLLSENQTFVLGFFRGSNTNYYLGIWYNNISPQTIVWVANRDNPIDNSAGHLKIGDNGNFVLLNSSGNPAWSSNQTNAKNPVIQLLDTGNLLLKDLSDTTNNNYLWQSFEYPTDTLLPGMKVGWNLDTGTEKHLTSWKVEGEDPSSGDYTLKIDYHGLPEALLRRNQTIIYRNGPWNGERFSGIPGMKDNTNDLKYNFTYDEHGVWFSFSVTEPSLLSRIILSSDSDGQYQRYMWIQGRWNKFSYTPKDPCDYYRHCGPYGVCENDASPICTCMQGFRPKNQEAWNLRDGSDGCVRNTVLNCSTDKFLHLENMKLPETSSVFMNKSMTLDECGSLCKRNCSCTAYANIDIRNGGSGCVMWFGQLFDMNVHRPGGQDLYVRLAAADIGSSSSNKNHRAVLAIGITLSALVLVLGLVAICYLRKKRQQSSRGDQRNMDDLKLPMFNFDTLMMATNNFSQDNKLGEGGFGSVYRGRLIEGQEIAVKRLSENSGQGINEFKNEIKLIAKLQHRNLVRLLGCCIEKNEKMVVYEYMKNRGLDSILFDKSKNLLLNWERRFNIIYGIAKGLLYLHQDSRFRIIHRDLKISNILLDIEMNPKISDFGMARIFDKDQTQEKTIRVVGTYGYMSPEYIMDGNFSIKSDIYSFGVMVLEIITGKKNRGFSCDNHELNLLENVWRRWHEGTILTLIDPSMGNSYTESEILRCIHVGLLCVQECAEDRPTMSSVILMLSSEAALMPRPSNPGFFLRRNHAETSSRNQDNTESVNQVTVTLLNAR from the exons ATGAGAGTCTTCTTCACTCACCTTAActccctcattatcattcttattagcttcttcttcttcattacttCATCAACCTCTTTGGATACTTTAACCGGAACACAAATCCTCAAAACCAACCAAACCTTGTTGTCAGAAAACCAGACCTTCGTTCTAGGCTTCTTCAGAGGTTCCAACACCAACTATTACCTCGGAATATGGTACAACAACATCAGTCCTCAAACAATAGTTTGGGTTGCAAACAGAGACAATCCCATCGACAACTCCGCAGGCCATCTCAAGATCGGAGACAACGGAAACTTTGTCCTTCTCAATTCATCCGGGAACCCCGCATGGTCTTCCAACCAAACCAACGCCAAGAATCCAGTTATCCAGCTCCTCGATACCGGCAACCTTCTTCTTAAAGATTTATCAGACACGACAAATAATAACTACTTGTGGCAGAGCTTCGAATACCCAACGGATACCTTGTTACCGGGGATGAAGGTCGGTTGGAACCTGGACACAGGAACGGAGAAGCACTTAACATCATGGAAGGTCGAAGGTGAAGACCCTTCAAGCGGTGACTACACTTTGAAGATAGATTACCATGGTTTACCTGAGGCCCTCCTCAGGAGAAACCAAACTATAATATACCGAAATGGTCCTTGGAATGGTGAGAGATTTAGTGGGATCCCAGGGATGAAAGACAACACCAATGATCTCAAGTACAATTTCACTTATGATGAGCATGGGGTGTGGTTCTCTTTCTCCGTTACAGAACCTTCCTTGTTGTCGAGGATAATTCTGTCATCTGATTCTGATGGCCAGTATCAACGCTACATGTGGATACAAGGAAGATGGAACAAGTTCTCGTACACACCAAAGGATCCATGCGATTACTATAGACACTGTGGTCCGTATGGAGTGTGTGAGAATGATGCTTCCCCGATTTGCACTTGTATGCAGGGGTTCAGGCctaagaaccaagaagcttggAACTTGAGAGATGGGTCTGATGGGTGTGTGAGGAACACGGTTTTGAATTGTTCGACTGACAAGTTCTTGCATCTTGAGAACATGAAGCTGCCGGAGACGAGCAGTGTGTTTATGAATAAGAGTATGACACTTGATGAATGTGGGAGTTTGTGTAAGAGGAATTGTTCATGCACTGCATATGCAAACATTGATATCAGAAACGGAGGAAGTGGCTGTGTCATGTGGTTTGGCCAACTCTTTGACATGAATGTCCACCGTCCAGGCGGTCAGGATCTCTATGTCAGATTGGCAGCTGCTGATATAG GATCTTCTAGCTCCAACAAGAATCATAGAGCAGTTCTGGCTATTGGCATCACACTTAGTGCACTTGTTTTAGTTTTGGGATTGGTTGCTATTTGTTACTTAAGGAAGAAGAGACAACAAAGTTCTAGAG GTGACCAAAGGAACATGGATGATCTAAAATTGCCaatgtttaattttgataccttAATGATGGCTACAAACAATTTCTCTCAAGATAATAAACTTGGAGAAGGAGGCTTCGGTAGTGTTTATAGG GGTAGATTGATTGAAGGTCAAGAAATTGCTGTAAAAAGGTTATCAGAAAATTCTGGACAAGGAATTAAcgaatttaaaaatgaaatcaaattaattgcCAAACTCCAACATCGAAATCTAGTCCGATTACTTGGTTGCTGCATTGAGAAGAATGAAAAGATGGTGGTCTATGAATATATGAAAAATAGAGGACTTGATTCCATTTTGTTTG ACAAATCAAAAAATCTCTTGCTTAATTGGGAGAGGcgatttaatattatatatggaaTAGCTAAAGGACTTCTTTATTTGCATCAAGATTCAAGATTTCGAATTATTCATAGAGATCTCAAGATAAGTAATATATTACTAGATATTGaaatgaatccaaaaatatcAGACTTTGGAATGGCTAGAATTTTTGACAAAGATCAAACACAAGAAAAAACAATAAGAGTTGTTGGAACATA TGGTTATATGTCTCCTGAATATATTATGGATGGAAACTTTTCAATAAAATCCGATATTTATAGCTTTGGAGTTATGGTATTGGAAATTATAACTGGGAAGAAAAATAGAGGATTTTCCTGTGATaaccatgaattgaatcttttgGAAAAT GTTTGGAGGCGTTGGCACGAAGGAACTATATTGACTTTGATTGATCCATCCATGGGCAATTCATATACAGAATCAGAAATCTTAAGATGCATACATGTTGGTCTCTTATGTGTCCAAGAATGTGCAGAAGATAGACCAACAATGTCTTCGGTGATTTTAATGTTGAGTAGTGAAGCTGCATTAATGCCACGTCCTAGTAATCCAGGGTTTTTTCTAAGAAGAAATCATGCAGAAACATCTTCAAGAAATCAAGATAATACAGAAAGTGTAAATCAAGTTACTGTCACACTACTAAATGCTAGgtag
- the LOC107468579 gene encoding receptor-like serine/threonine-protein kinase SD1-8 isoform X2: MRVFFTHLNSLIIILISFFFFITSSTSLDTLTGTQILKTNQTLLSENQTFVLGFFRGSNTNYYLGIWYNNISPQTIVWVANRDNPIDNSAGHLKIGDNGNFVLLNSSGNPAWSSNQTNAKNPVIQLLDTGNLLLKDLSDTTNNNYLWQSFEYPTDTLLPGMKVGWNLDTGTEKHLTSWKVEGEDPSSGDYTLKIDYHGLPEALLRRNQTIIYRNGPWNGERFSGIPGMKDNTNDLKYNFTYDEHGVWFSFSVTEPSLLSRIILSSDSDGQYQRYMWIQGRWNKFSYTPKDPCDYYRHCGPYGVCENDASPICTCMQGFRPKNQEAWNLRDGSDGCVRNTVLNCSTDKFLHLENMKLPETSSVFMNKSMTLDECGSLCKRNCSCTAYANIDIRNGGSGCVMWFGQLFDMNVHRPGGQDLYVRLAAADIGSSSSNKNHRAVLAIGITLSALVLVLGLVAICYLRKKRQQSSRGDQRNMDDLKLPMFNFDTLMMATNNFSQDNKLGEGGFGSVYRGRLIEGQEIAVKRLSENSGQGINEFKNEIKLIAKLQHRNLVRLLGCCIEKNEKMVVYEYMKNRGLDSILFDKSKNLLLNWERRFNIIYGIAKGLLYLHQDSRFRIIHRDLKISNILLDIEMNPKISDFGMARIFDKDQTQEKTIRVVGT; the protein is encoded by the exons ATGAGAGTCTTCTTCACTCACCTTAActccctcattatcattcttattagcttcttcttcttcattacttCATCAACCTCTTTGGATACTTTAACCGGAACACAAATCCTCAAAACCAACCAAACCTTGTTGTCAGAAAACCAGACCTTCGTTCTAGGCTTCTTCAGAGGTTCCAACACCAACTATTACCTCGGAATATGGTACAACAACATCAGTCCTCAAACAATAGTTTGGGTTGCAAACAGAGACAATCCCATCGACAACTCCGCAGGCCATCTCAAGATCGGAGACAACGGAAACTTTGTCCTTCTCAATTCATCCGGGAACCCCGCATGGTCTTCCAACCAAACCAACGCCAAGAATCCAGTTATCCAGCTCCTCGATACCGGCAACCTTCTTCTTAAAGATTTATCAGACACGACAAATAATAACTACTTGTGGCAGAGCTTCGAATACCCAACGGATACCTTGTTACCGGGGATGAAGGTCGGTTGGAACCTGGACACAGGAACGGAGAAGCACTTAACATCATGGAAGGTCGAAGGTGAAGACCCTTCAAGCGGTGACTACACTTTGAAGATAGATTACCATGGTTTACCTGAGGCCCTCCTCAGGAGAAACCAAACTATAATATACCGAAATGGTCCTTGGAATGGTGAGAGATTTAGTGGGATCCCAGGGATGAAAGACAACACCAATGATCTCAAGTACAATTTCACTTATGATGAGCATGGGGTGTGGTTCTCTTTCTCCGTTACAGAACCTTCCTTGTTGTCGAGGATAATTCTGTCATCTGATTCTGATGGCCAGTATCAACGCTACATGTGGATACAAGGAAGATGGAACAAGTTCTCGTACACACCAAAGGATCCATGCGATTACTATAGACACTGTGGTCCGTATGGAGTGTGTGAGAATGATGCTTCCCCGATTTGCACTTGTATGCAGGGGTTCAGGCctaagaaccaagaagcttggAACTTGAGAGATGGGTCTGATGGGTGTGTGAGGAACACGGTTTTGAATTGTTCGACTGACAAGTTCTTGCATCTTGAGAACATGAAGCTGCCGGAGACGAGCAGTGTGTTTATGAATAAGAGTATGACACTTGATGAATGTGGGAGTTTGTGTAAGAGGAATTGTTCATGCACTGCATATGCAAACATTGATATCAGAAACGGAGGAAGTGGCTGTGTCATGTGGTTTGGCCAACTCTTTGACATGAATGTCCACCGTCCAGGCGGTCAGGATCTCTATGTCAGATTGGCAGCTGCTGATATAG GATCTTCTAGCTCCAACAAGAATCATAGAGCAGTTCTGGCTATTGGCATCACACTTAGTGCACTTGTTTTAGTTTTGGGATTGGTTGCTATTTGTTACTTAAGGAAGAAGAGACAACAAAGTTCTAGAG GTGACCAAAGGAACATGGATGATCTAAAATTGCCaatgtttaattttgataccttAATGATGGCTACAAACAATTTCTCTCAAGATAATAAACTTGGAGAAGGAGGCTTCGGTAGTGTTTATAGG GGTAGATTGATTGAAGGTCAAGAAATTGCTGTAAAAAGGTTATCAGAAAATTCTGGACAAGGAATTAAcgaatttaaaaatgaaatcaaattaattgcCAAACTCCAACATCGAAATCTAGTCCGATTACTTGGTTGCTGCATTGAGAAGAATGAAAAGATGGTGGTCTATGAATATATGAAAAATAGAGGACTTGATTCCATTTTGTTTG ACAAATCAAAAAATCTCTTGCTTAATTGGGAGAGGcgatttaatattatatatggaaTAGCTAAAGGACTTCTTTATTTGCATCAAGATTCAAGATTTCGAATTATTCATAGAGATCTCAAGATAAGTAATATATTACTAGATATTGaaatgaatccaaaaatatcAGACTTTGGAATGGCTAGAATTTTTGACAAAGATCAAACACAAGAAAAAACAATAAGAGTTGTTGGAACATA G
- the LOC107468579 gene encoding receptor-like serine/threonine-protein kinase SD1-8 isoform X3, whose product MRVFFTHLNSLIIILISFFFFITSSTSLDTLTGTQILKTNQTLLSENQTFVLGFFRGSNTNYYLGIWYNNISPQTIVWVANRDNPIDNSAGHLKIGDNGNFVLLNSSGNPAWSSNQTNAKNPVIQLLDTGNLLLKDLSDTTNNNYLWQSFEYPTDTLLPGMKVGWNLDTGTEKHLTSWKVEGEDPSSGDYTLKIDYHGLPEALLRRNQTIIYRNGPWNGERFSGIPGMKDNTNDLKYNFTYDEHGVWFSFSVTEPSLLSRIILSSDSDGQYQRYMWIQGRWNKFSYTPKDPCDYYRHCGPYGVCENDASPICTCMQGFRPKNQEAWNLRDGSDGCVRNTVLNCSTDKFLHLENMKLPETSSVFMNKSMTLDECGSLCKRNCSCTAYANIDIRNGGSGCVMWFGQLFDMNVHRPGGQDLYVRLAAADIGSSSSNKNHRAVLAIGITLSALVLVLGLVAICYLRKKRQQSSRGDQRNMDDLKLPMFNFDTLMMATNNFSQDNKLGEGGFGSVYRGRLIEGQEIAVKRLSENSGQGINEFKNEIKLIAKLQHRNLVRLLGCCIEKNEKMVVYEYMKNRGLDSILFGLEALARRNYIDFD is encoded by the exons ATGAGAGTCTTCTTCACTCACCTTAActccctcattatcattcttattagcttcttcttcttcattacttCATCAACCTCTTTGGATACTTTAACCGGAACACAAATCCTCAAAACCAACCAAACCTTGTTGTCAGAAAACCAGACCTTCGTTCTAGGCTTCTTCAGAGGTTCCAACACCAACTATTACCTCGGAATATGGTACAACAACATCAGTCCTCAAACAATAGTTTGGGTTGCAAACAGAGACAATCCCATCGACAACTCCGCAGGCCATCTCAAGATCGGAGACAACGGAAACTTTGTCCTTCTCAATTCATCCGGGAACCCCGCATGGTCTTCCAACCAAACCAACGCCAAGAATCCAGTTATCCAGCTCCTCGATACCGGCAACCTTCTTCTTAAAGATTTATCAGACACGACAAATAATAACTACTTGTGGCAGAGCTTCGAATACCCAACGGATACCTTGTTACCGGGGATGAAGGTCGGTTGGAACCTGGACACAGGAACGGAGAAGCACTTAACATCATGGAAGGTCGAAGGTGAAGACCCTTCAAGCGGTGACTACACTTTGAAGATAGATTACCATGGTTTACCTGAGGCCCTCCTCAGGAGAAACCAAACTATAATATACCGAAATGGTCCTTGGAATGGTGAGAGATTTAGTGGGATCCCAGGGATGAAAGACAACACCAATGATCTCAAGTACAATTTCACTTATGATGAGCATGGGGTGTGGTTCTCTTTCTCCGTTACAGAACCTTCCTTGTTGTCGAGGATAATTCTGTCATCTGATTCTGATGGCCAGTATCAACGCTACATGTGGATACAAGGAAGATGGAACAAGTTCTCGTACACACCAAAGGATCCATGCGATTACTATAGACACTGTGGTCCGTATGGAGTGTGTGAGAATGATGCTTCCCCGATTTGCACTTGTATGCAGGGGTTCAGGCctaagaaccaagaagcttggAACTTGAGAGATGGGTCTGATGGGTGTGTGAGGAACACGGTTTTGAATTGTTCGACTGACAAGTTCTTGCATCTTGAGAACATGAAGCTGCCGGAGACGAGCAGTGTGTTTATGAATAAGAGTATGACACTTGATGAATGTGGGAGTTTGTGTAAGAGGAATTGTTCATGCACTGCATATGCAAACATTGATATCAGAAACGGAGGAAGTGGCTGTGTCATGTGGTTTGGCCAACTCTTTGACATGAATGTCCACCGTCCAGGCGGTCAGGATCTCTATGTCAGATTGGCAGCTGCTGATATAG GATCTTCTAGCTCCAACAAGAATCATAGAGCAGTTCTGGCTATTGGCATCACACTTAGTGCACTTGTTTTAGTTTTGGGATTGGTTGCTATTTGTTACTTAAGGAAGAAGAGACAACAAAGTTCTAGAG GTGACCAAAGGAACATGGATGATCTAAAATTGCCaatgtttaattttgataccttAATGATGGCTACAAACAATTTCTCTCAAGATAATAAACTTGGAGAAGGAGGCTTCGGTAGTGTTTATAGG GGTAGATTGATTGAAGGTCAAGAAATTGCTGTAAAAAGGTTATCAGAAAATTCTGGACAAGGAATTAAcgaatttaaaaatgaaatcaaattaattgcCAAACTCCAACATCGAAATCTAGTCCGATTACTTGGTTGCTGCATTGAGAAGAATGAAAAGATGGTGGTCTATGAATATATGAAAAATAGAGGACTTGATTCCATTTTGTTTG GTTTGGAGGCGTTGGCACGAAGGAACTATATTGACTTTGATTGA
- the LOC107468580 gene encoding receptor-like serine/threonine-protein kinase SD1-8 yields the protein MRVFFTHLNSLIIILISFFFIASSTSFDTLTGTQILTTNQTLLSENQTFVLGFFRGSNTNYYLGIWYNNINPQTIVWVANRDNPIDNSKGYLKIGDNGNFVLLNSSGNPAWSSNQTSAKNPVLQLLETGNLVLKDSEQSNNYLWQSFDYPTDTLLPGMKLGWNFDTGIEKHLTSWKVTGEDPSSGDYTFKLDYRGLPEIFLRTNQTIIYQTGPWNGERFSGVPEMDTDTHSIVFSFSDDAHGAFYSFSIGNASLLSRLTVTSDSDGELQRRTWIESSESWNKFWYKPADQCDHYRECGPYGVCDNNASPVCTCMKGFSPKNPQAWNLRDGSGGCVRNTGLNCSTDKFLHLEHMKLPETSSVFINKSMTLDECGSLCKRNCSCTAYANIDIRNGGSGCVMWIGQLFDMNVYHTDGQDLYVRLAASDIGSTSSSKNRRAVLAIGITLSALVLVFGLVAICYLRKKRQQSSRGDERNMDDLKLPMFAFDTLTIATNNFSQDNKLGEGGFGSVYRGRLIEGQEIAVKRLSENSGQGINEFKNEIKLIAKLQHRNLVRLLGCCIEKNEKMVVYEYMENRGLDSILFDKSKSLLLNWEKRVNIIYGIARGLLYLHQDSRFRIIHRDLKISNILLDIEMNPKISDFGMARLFDKDQTQENTVRIVGTFGYMSPEYIMDGNFSIKSDVYSFGVMVLEIITGKKNRRFSGDNEELNLLENVWRRWHEGTILTLVDSSIDNSYTESEVLRCIHVGLLCVQECAEDRPTMSSVILMLNSEAALMPRPKNPGFFLRRNHAETSLKNQDKTESVNQVTVTLLNAR from the exons ATGAGAGTCTTCTTCACTCATCTTAACtccctcatcatcattcttattagcttcttcttcatcgcTTCATCAACCTCTTTCGATACTTTAACCGGAACACAAATCCTCACAACCAACCAAACCTTGTTGTCAGAAAACCAAACCTTCGTTCTAGGCTTCTTCAGAGGTTCCAACACCAACTATTACCTCGGAATCTGGTACAACAACATCAATCCTCAAACAATAGTTTGGGTTGCAAACAGAGACAATCCCATTGACAACTCCAAAGGCTATCTCAAGATCGGAGACAACGGAAACTTTGTCCTTCTCAATTCATCCGGCAACCCCGCATGGTCCTCCAACCAAACCAGCGCCAAGAATCCAGTTCTCCAGCTCCTTGAAACCGGTAACCTGGTTCTCAAAGATTCAGAACAGAGCAATAACTACCTATGGCAGAGCTTCGATTACCCAACAGATACCTTGCTACCTGGGATGAAGTTGGGTTGGAACTTTGACACAGGAATTGAGAAGCACTTAACATCGTGGAAGGTCACAGGTGAAGACCCTTCTTCCGGTGACTACACTTTCAAGCTAGATTACCGCGGTTTACCTGAGATTTTTCTGAGGACAAACCAGACTATCATATACCAAACTGGTCCTTGGAATGGTGAGAGATTCAGCGGGGTTCCAGAGATGGACACCGATACTCATTCCATTGTGTTCAGCTTCTCCGATGACGCGCACGGCGCGTTCTACTCTTTCTCCATCGGGAACGCTTCTTTGCTATCGAGGCTAACGGTGACGTCAGATTCAGACGGAGAACTTCAACGGCGGACGTGGATAGAGAGCAGCGAATCTTGGAACAAGTTCTGGTACAAACCGGCGGATCAATGCGACCATTACAGGGAGTGTGGTCCTTACGGAGTGTGTGACAATAATGCATCGCCGGTTTGCACATGTATGAAAGGGTTCAGCCCTAAGAACCCTCAGGCTTGGAATCTGAGAGATGGATCTGGCGGGTGTGTGAGGAACACGGGTTTGAATTGTTCGACTGACAAGTTCTTGCATCTTGAGCACATGAAGCTGCCGGAGACAAGCAGCGTGTTTATAAATAAGAGTATGACACTTGATGAATGTGGGAGTTTGTGTAAGAGGAATTGTTCATGCACTGCATATGCAAACATTGATATCAGAAACGGAGGAAGTGGCTGTGTTATGTGGATTGGTCAACTCTTTGACATGAATGTCTACCATACAGATGGTCAAGATCTCTATGTCAGATTGGCAGCTTCTGATATAG GATCTACTAGCTCCAGCAAGAATCGTAGAGCAGTTCTGGCTATTGGCATCACACTTAGTGCACTTGTTTTAGTTTTCGGATTGGTTGCTATTTGTTACTTAAGGAAGAAGAGACAACAAAGTTCTAGAG GTGACGAAAGGAACATGGATGATCTGAAATTGCCAATGTTTGCTTTCGATACCTTGACAATTGCTACAAACAATTTCTCTCAAGATAATAAACTTGGAGAAGGAGGCTTCGGTAGTGTTTATAGG GGTCGATTAATTGAAGGTCAAGAAATTGCCGTAAAAAGGTTATCAGAAAATTCTGGACAAGgaattaatgaatttaaaaatgaaatcaaattaattgcCAAACTCCAACATCGAAATCTAGTCCGATTACTTGGTTGCTGCATTGAGAAGAATGAGAAGATGGTGGTCTATGAATATATGGAAAATAGAGGACTTGATTCCATTTTGTTTG ACAAATCAAAAAGTCTCTTGCTTAATTGGGAGAAGCGtgttaatattatatatggaaTAGCTAGAGGACTTCTTTATTTGCATCAAGATTCAAGATTTCGAATTATTCATAGAGATCTTAAAATAAGTAATATATTACTAGATATTGAAATGAATCCAAAGATATCAGACTTTGGAATGGCTAGACTTTTTGACAAAGATCAAACACAAGAAAATACAGTCAGAATTGTTGGAACATT tgGTTATATGTCTCCTGAATATATTATGGATGGAAACTTTTCAATAAAATCCGATGTTTATAGCTTTGGAGTTATGGTATTGGAAATTATAACTGGGAAGAAAAATCGAAGATTTTCTGGTGATAACGAAGAATTGAATCTTCTGGAAAAT GTTTGGAGGCGTTGGCATGAAGGAACTATATTGACATTGGTTGATTCATCCATTGACAATTCATATACAGAATCAGAAGTCTTAAGATGCATACATGTTGGTCTCTTATGTGTCCAAGAATGTGCAGAAGATAGACCAACAATGTCTTCAGTGATTTTAATGTTGAATAGTGAAGCTGCATTAATGCCACGTCCTAAAAATCCTGGGTTTTTTCTAAGAAGGAATCATGCagaaacatctttaaaaaatcaAGACAAAACAGAGAGTGTAAATCAAGTTACTGTCACATTACTAAATGCTAGGTAG